Proteins encoded by one window of Aphis gossypii isolate Hap1 chromosome X, ASM2018417v2, whole genome shotgun sequence:
- the LOC114120606 gene encoding epidermal growth factor receptor kinase substrate 8-like, with product MPGLKDMSMQQPGNSNKRDLNEKPIMPYHRNSVNSNGYSTDGGQQSMAGEERNGDENNSAPTYVIEHLATFTVSKSTGIVYPADGMRRLLHLEKSNGIWSQKMQLRLDQSWVLIMDFETGVVMERFPISLVKEPTAFTSNDPMEIYNNILVFVVGQVDSRSEMHIFQCQSVPAQELVDDLKLLRSGKGINRKTRHVPPPPPTPPPNPPSNGVSVREQVSVFNAVAHHSDNITRVDDETSSTSSEKYERDVIVLNHCFDDIEKFIARLQHAAAASRELERRRRNRKSKKKDIGDGMLTMRAKPPPEIEFIDIFQKFKLSFNLLAKLKAHIHDPNAPELVHFLFTPLALIVDASHDTQYKPNIPSRVVSPLLTRDAINLLMNCVTSKETELWHSLGDAWLIPREQWKGYAAPYHPIFMDGWSPEYPIPVSDDHLTNVPTTGAIESKKSREEIKNSNPEGELRDTLYHHRDREHAGVGDDSSDYFEYEHEQSAMMGIRPQYTFNTGGNYSGHHQEQFGPDDRDDSHSLEGESEPDFNTLSLHSPPRMDKERVDNMAARSDISADSIERNNASGPGSERFERAQARWLEDMRARGVKIVQVTYPRTANNDKELSVVRGELLEILDDSRKWWKARNNRSQVAHVPHTIVTPFNPMLDSNDIFTNPVYAKGYDKRSASQSQNYTQESIKSEFVDQSMSSDPSRNTSVQPSVPAPADWVRKERIGKKGEFRYF from the exons ATGCCTGGATTGAAAGATATGTCGATGCAACAACCaggaaatagtaataaaag agaTCTAAACGAAAAACCAATAATGCCTTACCATCGAAACAGCGTCAATTCAAATGGATACTCAACAG aCGGAGGCCAACAAAGTATGGCTGGTGAGGAGAGGAATGgtgatgaaaataattcagCTCCAACTTATGTAATTGAACATTTAGCCACATTTACGGTTTCAAAAAGTACTGGTATAGTTTACCCAGCTGATGGCATGAGGAGACTATTGCACCTTGAAAAATCAAATGGTATTTGGTCACAAAAAATGCAATTGCGTCTCGATCAATCTTGGGTTTTAATAATGGATTTTGAAACTGgt GTTGTAATGGAAAGATTTCCAATTTCATTAGTAAAAGAACCAACTGCTTTTACGAGTAATGATCCAAtggaaatttataacaatattctgGTATTTGTAGTTGGTCAAGTTGATTCACGATCGGAGATGCACATATTTcaa TGTCAAAGCGTACCAGCTCAAGAATTAGTTGATGACCTAAAGCTTCTGAGGTCTGGAAAAGGAATTAATAGAAAGACAAGACATGTACCTCCACCTCCTCCAACGCCACCACCGAATCCACCATCAAATGGTGTCAGTGTGCGAGAACAAGTGTCGGTTTTTAATGCTGTTGCTCatc attctgataaTATCACTCGAGTTGATGATGAAACAAGTTCAACTTCTAGTGAAAAATATGAGAGAGATGTTATTGTACTGAATCACTGCTTCgatgatattgaaaaattcatTGCAAGGTTACAACATGCTGCTGCTGCATCTCGAGAACTAGAACGCCGGAGacg GAATCGAAAATCTAAAAAGAAGGACATAGGTGATGGAATGCTTACAATGAGAGCTAAACCACCTCCAGAAATTGAGTTTATTGATAtctttcaaaaattcaaactgTCATTTAATCTTTTG GCTAAATTAAAAGCTCACATACACGACCCAAATGCTCCAGAACTTGTACATTTCTTGTTTACTCCATTGGCATTGATTGTTGATGCCTCTCATGACACTCAATATAAACCAAACATTCCATCTAGAGTTGTATCACCTTTACTCACAAGGGATGCAATTAATCTTTTGATGAACTGTGTAACCAGTAAAGAAACAGAACTTTGGCATTCTTTAGGCGATGCTTGGCTTATAccaag agAGCAATGGAAAGGCTATGCGGCACCTTATCATCCAATTTTTATGGATGGCTGGTCACCTGAATATCCGATTCCAGTTTCTGATGATCATTTAACCAACGTTCCAACTACCGGTGCAATTGAATCAAAGAAATCACgagaagaaataaaaaattcaaatcctGAG GGAGAATTGCGTGATACCTTATATCACCATCGTGATCGAGAACATGCTGGTGTAGGTGATGATAGTAGTGACTATTTTGAGTACGAACATGAACAGTCAGCTATGATGGGCATTAGACCacagtatacatttaatactgGTGGTAACTATTCTGGTCATCATCAAGAGCAATTTGGACCAGATGATAG AGATGATTCACACAGTTTGGAAGGCGAGTCTGAACCTGATTTTAATACACTGTCACTTCATAGTCCGCCAAGAATGGATAAAGAACGTGTAGATAATATGGCTGCACGCAGTGACATATCTGCTGATTCGATTGAACGTAATAATGCAAGTGGACCGGGAAGTGAAAGATTTGAAAGAGCTCAAGCTAGATGGCTAGAAGATATGAGGGCTCGAGGTGTGAAAATAGTTCAAGTAACTTATCCGAGAACAGCAAATAATGATAAGGAACTATCTGTTGTACGTGGCGAATTGTTAGAA attttggacGATAGTAGAAAATGGTGGAAAGCCCGAAATAATCGTTCACAGGTGGCTCATGTACCCCATACCATTGTTACACCATTTAATCCAATGCTGGActcaaatgatatatttacgaATCCAGTATACGCTAAAGGATATGATAAGAGATCAGCTTCACAATCACAAAATTACACACAA